Proteins from one Juglans microcarpa x Juglans regia isolate MS1-56 chromosome 6S, Jm3101_v1.0, whole genome shotgun sequence genomic window:
- the LOC121237557 gene encoding protein TPX2-like isoform X2: MEVEPVFEVHEVDLDYEFDAAMCFDFTRPETQAETLQAELWFQSAKEYPPSPFVAKLEMREDILMENVNTSPKSKDMESIIMDADVGVSRDFCALDTNNKDCEGIVRGIFTKLQSGNLQKVTSQQLELTTEMTFYNHTSTDKLKTKMKSTVKPSLSRSSTLMKPTASQLAKQNRPLQVAVSRFQTQLVQRSERSLHISSGVESQASKRQKLEGGHLGKVTGSDQQTGLVHKLPKKDETVDKNSGHCTMRLTVPRQPELETALRAQRIRPKDNTKLEQVKSAARIFKARPLNRKILEAPSLPLPKKSTPKLPEFQEFHLKTLERAMQHTSALSSSSVRCNDSDKGLDEAGTSSVAENVNKEYKRPSTMDAPKQDECNVMHHFKARPLNKKIFSSKGDIGVFRNSKRQATLPMEFNFHTEKRSNNNPPTELFSKLSLASGLQPSNGSQPKLPQPNSLSLKGSKENRSNHFQLEHEKEKPSIFGGKQFQCGSDGCISEACVMRPRSLGIR; encoded by the exons ATGGAGGTTGAGCCAGTCTTTGAGGTCCATGAAGTCGACCTCGACTACGAGTTTGACGCGGCAATGTGCTTCGATTTCACCCGACCGGAGACTCAAGCGGAGACTCTTCAGGCCGAGCTCTGGTTCCAGTCCGCCAAAGAATATCCTCCTTCTC CTTTTGTTGCAAAGTTAGAAATGAGAGAGGATATCCTAATGGAAAATGTTAATACGTCTCCAAAATCGAAGGACATGGAGAGTATTATTATGGACGCTGATGTAGGCGTGAGCCGAGATTTTTGTGCATTAGATACGAATAACAAAG ATTGTGAAGGAATAGTTAGAGGTATCTTCACCAAATTACAGAGTGGCAATCTACAAAAAGTTACGAGCCAACAATTGGAATTAACCACAG AAATGACATTTTACAATCACACATCCACTGacaaactcaaaactaaaatgAAGTCTACCGTCAAGCCTTCTCTCTCTAGGAGCTCAACCTTGATGAAACCTACAGCAAGTCAGTTGGCTAAACAAAATCGGCCTCTCCAAGTTGCTGTTTCCAG ATTTCAGACACAACTGGTTCAACGGAGCGAGAGGAGCTTGCATATTTCTTCCGGGGTTGAAAGTCAAGCTTCCAAGAGGCAGAAGCTGGAGGGAGGTCACTTGGGAAAG GTTACTGGTTCAGACCAACAAACCGGTCTGGTTCACAAGCTGCCTAAGAAG GACGAAACCGTTGATAAGAATTCTGGACATTGCACGATGAGGCTTACCGTTCCAAGACAGCCCGAGCTTGAAACAGCACTTAGGGCCCAAAGGATAAG gCCCAAGGATAATACAAAACTGGAACAAGTGAAATCAGCTGCAAGAATATTCAAAGCACGCCCATtgaacagaaaa ATTCTCGAGGCCCCTTCATTGCCACTTCCAAAGAAGAGCACTCCAAAGTTACCAGAGTTTCAA GAATTTCACCTGAAGACATTGGAGAGGGCTATGCAACACACATCTGCTCTTTCATCATCCTCGGTTAGATGCAATGATTCTGACAAG GGGTTGGACGAAGCTGGCACTTCTAGTGTTGCTGAAAATGTAAACAAGGAGTACAAAAG ACCAAGTACCATGGATGCTCCAAAGCAGGATGAATGTAATGTAATGCACCACTTCAAAGCTCGTCCTCTTAATAAGAAG ATATTTTCAAGTAAAGGAGATATTGGTGTTTTCCGAAATAGCAAGCGACAAGCAACATTACCCATG GAATTCAATTTCCACACGGAGAAGAGAAGTAATAACAATCCACCAACAGAGCTTTTCAGTAAG CTCTCCCTGGCATCTGGACTCCAGCCAAGTAATGGTTCTCAACCTAAATTGCCTCAGCCTAACTCTTTGTCCCTAAAG GGCTCAAAAGAAAACAGATCAAATCATTTTCAACTAGAACATGAG AAAGAAAAACCTTCAATTTTTGGTGGAAAGCAGTTTCAATGTGGGAGTGATGGGTGCATCTCTGAAGCCTGTGTGATGCGTCCGAG GAGCTTGGGCATTCGCTGA
- the LOC121237557 gene encoding protein TPX2-like isoform X1, protein MEVEPVFEVHEVDLDYEFDAAMCFDFTRPETQAETLQAELWFQSAKEYPPSPFVAKLEMREDILMENVNTSPKSKDMESIIMDADVGVSRDFCALDTNNKDCEGIVRGIFTKLQSGNLQKVTSQQLELTTEMTFYNHTSTDKLKTKMKSTVKPSLSRSSTLMKPTASQLAKQNRPLQVAVSRFQTQLVQRSERSLHISSGVESQASKRQKLEGGHLGKVTGSDQQTGLVHKLPKKDETVDKNSGHCTMRLTVPRQPELETALRAQRIRPKDNTKLEQVKSAARIFKARPLNRKILEAPSLPLPKKSTPKLPEFQEFHLKTLERAMQHTSALSSSSVRCNDSDKGLDEAGTSSVAENVNKEYKRPSTMDAPKQDECNVMHHFKARPLNKKIFSSKGDIGVFRNSKRQATLPMEFNFHTEKRSNNNPPTELFSKLSLASGLQPSNGSQPKLPQPNSLSLKGSKENRSNHFQLEHEILQKEKPSIFGGKQFQCGSDGCISEACVMRPRSLGIR, encoded by the exons ATGGAGGTTGAGCCAGTCTTTGAGGTCCATGAAGTCGACCTCGACTACGAGTTTGACGCGGCAATGTGCTTCGATTTCACCCGACCGGAGACTCAAGCGGAGACTCTTCAGGCCGAGCTCTGGTTCCAGTCCGCCAAAGAATATCCTCCTTCTC CTTTTGTTGCAAAGTTAGAAATGAGAGAGGATATCCTAATGGAAAATGTTAATACGTCTCCAAAATCGAAGGACATGGAGAGTATTATTATGGACGCTGATGTAGGCGTGAGCCGAGATTTTTGTGCATTAGATACGAATAACAAAG ATTGTGAAGGAATAGTTAGAGGTATCTTCACCAAATTACAGAGTGGCAATCTACAAAAAGTTACGAGCCAACAATTGGAATTAACCACAG AAATGACATTTTACAATCACACATCCACTGacaaactcaaaactaaaatgAAGTCTACCGTCAAGCCTTCTCTCTCTAGGAGCTCAACCTTGATGAAACCTACAGCAAGTCAGTTGGCTAAACAAAATCGGCCTCTCCAAGTTGCTGTTTCCAG ATTTCAGACACAACTGGTTCAACGGAGCGAGAGGAGCTTGCATATTTCTTCCGGGGTTGAAAGTCAAGCTTCCAAGAGGCAGAAGCTGGAGGGAGGTCACTTGGGAAAG GTTACTGGTTCAGACCAACAAACCGGTCTGGTTCACAAGCTGCCTAAGAAG GACGAAACCGTTGATAAGAATTCTGGACATTGCACGATGAGGCTTACCGTTCCAAGACAGCCCGAGCTTGAAACAGCACTTAGGGCCCAAAGGATAAG gCCCAAGGATAATACAAAACTGGAACAAGTGAAATCAGCTGCAAGAATATTCAAAGCACGCCCATtgaacagaaaa ATTCTCGAGGCCCCTTCATTGCCACTTCCAAAGAAGAGCACTCCAAAGTTACCAGAGTTTCAA GAATTTCACCTGAAGACATTGGAGAGGGCTATGCAACACACATCTGCTCTTTCATCATCCTCGGTTAGATGCAATGATTCTGACAAG GGGTTGGACGAAGCTGGCACTTCTAGTGTTGCTGAAAATGTAAACAAGGAGTACAAAAG ACCAAGTACCATGGATGCTCCAAAGCAGGATGAATGTAATGTAATGCACCACTTCAAAGCTCGTCCTCTTAATAAGAAG ATATTTTCAAGTAAAGGAGATATTGGTGTTTTCCGAAATAGCAAGCGACAAGCAACATTACCCATG GAATTCAATTTCCACACGGAGAAGAGAAGTAATAACAATCCACCAACAGAGCTTTTCAGTAAG CTCTCCCTGGCATCTGGACTCCAGCCAAGTAATGGTTCTCAACCTAAATTGCCTCAGCCTAACTCTTTGTCCCTAAAG GGCTCAAAAGAAAACAGATCAAATCATTTTCAACTAGAACATGAG ATACTGCAGAAAGAAAAACCTTCAATTTTTGGTGGAAAGCAGTTTCAATGTGGGAGTGATGGGTGCATCTCTGAAGCCTGTGTGATGCGTCCGAG GAGCTTGGGCATTCGCTGA
- the LOC121237557 gene encoding protein TPX2-like isoform X3, with protein MEVEPVFEVHEVDLDYEFDAAMCFDFTRPETQAETLQAELWFQSAKEYPPSPFVAKLEMREDILMENVNTSPKSKDMESIIMDADVGVSRDFCALDTNNKDCEGIVRGIFTKLQSGNLQKVTSQQLELTTEMTFYNHTSTDKLKTKMKSTVKPSLSRSSTLMKPTASQLAKQNRPLQVAVSRFQTQLVQRSERSLHISSGVESQASKRQKLEGGHLGKVTGSDQQTGLVHKLPKKDETVDKNSGHCTMRLTVPRQPELETALRAQRIRPKDNTKLEQVKSAARIFKARPLNRKILEAPSLPLPKKSTPKLPEFQEFHLKTLERAMQHTSALSSSSGLDEAGTSSVAENVNKEYKRPSTMDAPKQDECNVMHHFKARPLNKKIFSSKGDIGVFRNSKRQATLPMEFNFHTEKRSNNNPPTELFSKLSLASGLQPSNGSQPKLPQPNSLSLKGSKENRSNHFQLEHEILQKEKPSIFGGKQFQCGSDGCISEACVMRPRSLGIR; from the exons ATGGAGGTTGAGCCAGTCTTTGAGGTCCATGAAGTCGACCTCGACTACGAGTTTGACGCGGCAATGTGCTTCGATTTCACCCGACCGGAGACTCAAGCGGAGACTCTTCAGGCCGAGCTCTGGTTCCAGTCCGCCAAAGAATATCCTCCTTCTC CTTTTGTTGCAAAGTTAGAAATGAGAGAGGATATCCTAATGGAAAATGTTAATACGTCTCCAAAATCGAAGGACATGGAGAGTATTATTATGGACGCTGATGTAGGCGTGAGCCGAGATTTTTGTGCATTAGATACGAATAACAAAG ATTGTGAAGGAATAGTTAGAGGTATCTTCACCAAATTACAGAGTGGCAATCTACAAAAAGTTACGAGCCAACAATTGGAATTAACCACAG AAATGACATTTTACAATCACACATCCACTGacaaactcaaaactaaaatgAAGTCTACCGTCAAGCCTTCTCTCTCTAGGAGCTCAACCTTGATGAAACCTACAGCAAGTCAGTTGGCTAAACAAAATCGGCCTCTCCAAGTTGCTGTTTCCAG ATTTCAGACACAACTGGTTCAACGGAGCGAGAGGAGCTTGCATATTTCTTCCGGGGTTGAAAGTCAAGCTTCCAAGAGGCAGAAGCTGGAGGGAGGTCACTTGGGAAAG GTTACTGGTTCAGACCAACAAACCGGTCTGGTTCACAAGCTGCCTAAGAAG GACGAAACCGTTGATAAGAATTCTGGACATTGCACGATGAGGCTTACCGTTCCAAGACAGCCCGAGCTTGAAACAGCACTTAGGGCCCAAAGGATAAG gCCCAAGGATAATACAAAACTGGAACAAGTGAAATCAGCTGCAAGAATATTCAAAGCACGCCCATtgaacagaaaa ATTCTCGAGGCCCCTTCATTGCCACTTCCAAAGAAGAGCACTCCAAAGTTACCAGAGTTTCAA GAATTTCACCTGAAGACATTGGAGAGGGCTATGCAACACACATCTGCTCTTTCATCATCCTCG GGGTTGGACGAAGCTGGCACTTCTAGTGTTGCTGAAAATGTAAACAAGGAGTACAAAAG ACCAAGTACCATGGATGCTCCAAAGCAGGATGAATGTAATGTAATGCACCACTTCAAAGCTCGTCCTCTTAATAAGAAG ATATTTTCAAGTAAAGGAGATATTGGTGTTTTCCGAAATAGCAAGCGACAAGCAACATTACCCATG GAATTCAATTTCCACACGGAGAAGAGAAGTAATAACAATCCACCAACAGAGCTTTTCAGTAAG CTCTCCCTGGCATCTGGACTCCAGCCAAGTAATGGTTCTCAACCTAAATTGCCTCAGCCTAACTCTTTGTCCCTAAAG GGCTCAAAAGAAAACAGATCAAATCATTTTCAACTAGAACATGAG ATACTGCAGAAAGAAAAACCTTCAATTTTTGGTGGAAAGCAGTTTCAATGTGGGAGTGATGGGTGCATCTCTGAAGCCTGTGTGATGCGTCCGAG GAGCTTGGGCATTCGCTGA
- the LOC121237651 gene encoding blue copper protein 1a-like has translation MAASSNYRIMIFILAIVAILVPSSLATEFVVGDDKGWTINFDYQAWAQGKEFHVGDKLVFKYTENSHNVLKVNGTGFQDCVAPAGTEALTSGNDVITLATPGRKWYICGVSKHCEVGNQKLFITVLPQTLLSPASAPCPICLATEFVVGDDKGWTINFDYQTWAQGKEFHVGDKLVFKYTENSHNVLKVNGTGFQDCVAPAGTEALTSGNDVITLATPGRKWYICGVSKHCEVGNQKLFITVLPQTLLSPASAPSPTSAAWGCSATAYRGWIVAIFGVLMMVMF, from the exons ATGGCTGCTTCTTCCAATTATCGGAtcatgatcttcatcctcgCCATTGTAGCCATTCTTGTCCCTTCAAGTTTGGCCACGGAATTCGTCGTCGGGGATGACAAGGGTTGGACCATTAACTTTGATTACCAAGCTTGGGCTCAGGGAAAGGAGTTCCATGTCGGTGACAAACTTG TTTTCAAGTACACAGAGAACTCCCACAATGTGCTTAAAGTTAATGGCACCGGCTTCCAAGATTGCGTTGCACCTGCTGGCACTGAAGCCTTGACAAGTGGAAACGACGTTATAACTCTTGCAACCCCAGGAAGAAAATGGTACATCTGTGGTGTTTCCAAGCATTGTGAGGTTGGAAACCAGAAGCTTTTCATAACAGTGTTGCCTCAGACACTATTATCTCCGGCATCTGCACC ATGCCCAATTTG TTTGGCCACGGAATTCGTCGTCGGGGATGACAAGGGTTGGACCATTAACTTTGATTACCAAACTTGGGCTCAGGGAAAGGAGTTCCATGTCGGTGACAAACTTG TTTTTAAGTACACAGAGAACTCCCACAATGTGCTTAAAGTTAATGGCACCGGCTTCCAAGATTGCGTTGCACCTGCTGGCACTGAAGCCTTGACAAGTGGAAACGATGTTATAACTCTAGCAACCCCAGGAAGAAAATGGTACATCTGTGGTGTTTCCAAGCATTGTGAGGTTGGAAACCAGAAGCTTTTCATAACAGTGTTGCCTCAGACACTATTATCTCCGGCATCTGCACCGTCTCCGACTTCAGCAGCTTGGGGATGTTCTGCAACTGCATATCGTGGGTGGATCGTTGCTATTTTTGGCGTCTTAATGATGGtcatgttttaa
- the LOC121237547 gene encoding guard cell S-type anion channel SLAC1 encodes MNRKPTSGAGSLGTHFLDIPEVLPEEEDDQEEEKETTQKADKADKRLNRITKVRETRRPPRSLNRQVSLETGFAVLNRESKEKDERSVLPRSGRSFGGFDSANRVGLEGRKGDFSMFKTKASLSKQNSMLPSRKDQREMEPHERTDGSAGLDESVNRSVPAGRYFAALTGPELDQVKDYEDILLPKDEKWPFLLRFPIGCFGICLGLSSQAVLWRALATSPATRFLHITPYINLGLWLLAVAVLISVSITYILKCIFYFEAVKREYFHPVRVNFFFAPWVVCMFLAIGAPPTLAPKILHPAIWCTFMGPYFFLELKIYGQWLSGGKRRLCKVANPSSHLSVVGNFVGAILASKVGWNEAAKFLWAVGFAHYLVLFVTLYQRLPTSEALPKELHPVYSMFIAAPSAASLAWQTIYDEFDGLSRTCYFIALFLYISLVVRINFFTGFRFSVAWWSYTFPMTTASVATIKYAEHVPSVISKVLALTLSFMSSAMVFVLFISTLLHAFVWCTLFPNDLAIAITKRRLIKEKKPFKRGYDIKRWTKQALTKHNSVDKDSHNV; translated from the exons ATGAATAGAAAGCCAACTTCTGGCGCTGGTTCTCTTGGGACCCATTTTTTAGATATCCCTGAAGTCTTgccagaagaagaagacgaccaagaagaagagaaggaaaccaCCCAAAAGGCAGATAAAGCAGATAAGCGTCTAAACAGAATTACCAAAGTCAGAGAAACAAGGAGACCACCTAGGAGTTTAAACAGGCAAGTGTCGCTGGAGACGGGGTTTGCAGTACTAAATAGGGAGTCTAAGGAAAAAGATGAGAGGAGTGTTCTTCCAAGAAGTGGAAGGAGTTTCGGAGGATTTGATTCGGCCAACAGGGTTGGTTTGGAAGGCCGGAAAGGAGACTTCAGCATGTTCAAGACGAAAGCAAGTCTTAGTAAGCAGAATTCTATGTTGCCATCAAGAAAAGATCAAAGGGAGATGGAGCCTCATGAGAGGACTGATGGCTCTGCTGGGCTTGATGAATCAGTTAATAGAAGTGTTCCTGCTGGAAGATACTTCGCTGCTCTCACGGGACCTGAACTAGATCAAGTCAAG GACTATGAGGACATTCTCCTCCCCAAAGATGAGAAATGGCCATTCCTCCTCCGGTTCCCAATCGGATGCTTTGGTATCTGTCTCGGTCTTAGCAGCCAAGCAGTCCTTTGGCGTGCCCTGGCAACAAGCCCTGCTACAAGATTCCTCCACATTACCCCATACATCAACCTTGGCCTCTGGCTATTAGCAGTTGCAGTCTTAATCTCTGTCTCCATCACGTACATACTCAAATGCATCTTCTACTTTGAAGCTGTCAAAAGAGAGTACTTCCACCCTGTACGTGTTAACTTCTTCTTTGCCCCCTGGGTCGTCTGCATGTTCCTGGCCATTGGTGCACCTCCTACGCTAGCCCCTAAAATCCTTCACCCAGCAATATGGTGCACCTTCATGGGTCCCTACTTTTTCCTGGAGCTCAAGATCTACGGCCAGTGGCTTTCTGGAGGGAAGAGACGTCTTTGTAAGGTGGCTAATCCCTCTTCTCATCTCTCAGTGGTTGGCAACTTCGTGGGTGCTATCTTAGCTTCTAAAGTTGGGTGGAATGAGGCGGCCAAGTTCTTGTGGGCCGTAGGATTTGCACATTATCTTGTGCTGTTTGTGACTTTGTACCAGAGATTGCCAACTAGTGAAGCCTTGCCCAAGGAACTACACCCTGTTTACTCCATGTTTATTGCTGCTCCATCTGCAGCAAGCCTTGCTTGGCAAACAATCTATGACGAGTTTGACGGGTTGTCAAGGACGTGCTACTTCATCGCATTGTTTCTTTATATCTCCCTGGTTGTAAGAATAAACTTTTTCACGGGTTTTAG GTTTTCCGTGGCATGGTGGTCTTACACCTTCCCCATGACAACTGCATCAGTGGCAACCATCAAGTACGCAGAGCACGTCCCTTCTGTTATAAGCAAGGTCCTTGCGCTTACCCTCTCTTTCATGTCATCAGCAATGGTGTTTGTGCTGTTCATTTCTACACTCCTCCATGCCTTTGTTTGGTGCACTTTGTTTCCAAATGATCTCGCCATCGCCATCACAAAGAGACGACTTATCAAAGAGAAGAAACCCTTCAAAAGAGGCTATGATATTAAGCGATGGACAAAGCAGGCCCTAACCAAGCACAACTCAGTTGACAAGGATTCTCATAATGTGTAG
- the LOC121237586 gene encoding probable sugar phosphate/phosphate translocator At1g12500 encodes MVEAQTWTTRRMSNPRLDTPATDLVLDVPVTPPGGVRNNTTSTYFPFSPNVLTALIVASWYLSNIGVLLLNKYLLSFYGFRFPIFLTMLHMLSCTAYSYAAINFLELVPFQHIHSKRQFFKILALSAIFCFSVVCGNTSLRYLPVSFNQAIGATTPFFTAIFAFVIICNKESAEVYLALLPVVFGIVLASNSEPLFHLFGFLICVGSTAGRALKSVVQGILLTSEAEKLHSMNLLLYMAPMAALILLPFTLYIEGNVAAITAEKAKGDPFIVFLLIGNATVAYLVNLTNFLVTKYTSALTLQVLGNAKAAVAAVVSVLIFRNPVTVMGMTGFAVTIMGVGLYSEAKKRSKITTH; translated from the coding sequence ATGGTGGAGGCACAGACATGGACGACGCGCCGCATGAGCAACCCCAGGCTGGACACCCCCGCCACCGACCTAGTTCTTGACGTTCCGGTCACCCCGCCTGGCGGCGTTCGCAATAACACTACCTCCACCTACTTCCCCTTCTCTCCCAACGTTTTGACTGCCCTCATCGTCGCCTCCTGGTACCTCTCCAATATCGGCGTTCTTCTTCTCAACAAGTACCTCCTCAGCTTCTATGGCTTCCGTTTCCCCATCTTCCTCACCATGCTCCACATGCTCTCCTGCACCGCCTACAGCTACGCCGCCATTAACTTCCTCGAGCTCGTCCCCTTCCAGCACATCCACTCCAAGCGCCAGTTCTTCAAGATCCTTGCCCTCAGTGCCATCTTCTGTTTCTCCGTCGTATGCGGCAACACTTCCCTCCGCTACCTCCCTGTCTCTTTCAACCAGGCCATTGGCGCCACGACGCCGTTCTTCACCGCCATCTTCGCCTTCGTCATCATTTGCAATAAGGAGTCTGCCGAGGTCTACCTCGCCCTCCTTCCCGTCGTCTTCGGCATCGTCTTGGCGAGCAACAGCGAGCCCTTGTTCCACTTATTCGGATTCCTCATCTGCGTGGGGTCCACCGCCGGACGAGCATTGAAGTCCGTTGTTCAGGGAATTCTCTTAACCTCGGAGGCCGAAAAGCTCCATTCAATGAACCTCCTCCTGTACATGGCCCCCATGGCCGCTCTGATTCTCTTACCGTTCACGCTTTACATCGAGGGCAATGTGGCGGCGATTACGGCCGAGAAGGCCAAAGGGGACCCCTTCATAGTCTTCTTGCTGATTGGGAATGCGACGGTGGCGTATTTGGTCAACTTGACAAATTTCTTGGTGACCAAATACACCAGCGCGCTGACCCTCCAGGTGTTGGGGAACGCCAAGGCGGCGGTAGCGGCGGTGGTGTCCGTCTTGATATTTAGAAACCCCGTTACGGTCATGGGGATGACGGGGTTCGCCGTTACTATCATGGGCGTGGGGCTCTACAGTGAGGCCAAGAAACGTTCCAAGATTACCACTCATTGA